One Topomyia yanbarensis strain Yona2022 unplaced genomic scaffold, ASM3024719v1 HiC_scaffold_526, whole genome shotgun sequence DNA window includes the following coding sequences:
- the LOC131695782 gene encoding innexin inx3 isoform X1, which translates to MSLFGLVSSVAGFIKVRYLIEKAIIDNMVFRCHYRLTSAVLFLCCMLVTANNLIGDPISCINDGAVPGHVINTYCWITYTFTLPGQHGRPVGTSVAHSGLGNEYNQERTYHSYYQWVPFMLFFQGILFYMPHWIWKNWEEGKMRMISDGLRGNMTLGVGERKGRQTRLAKYLCESKNTHNAYSFGYFICEALNFINVVGNIFFVDKFLGGAFLTYGSDVLKFSDMDQENRSDPMIEVFPRVTKCTFHKYGASGSIQKHDALCVLALNILNEKIYIFLWFWFIILSVLSGLAILYSAAILMMPTTREAVLKRRFRTATAKQIETFIRRIQIGDFLMIHLLGQNINVTSYCEVLNSFISMLNEEQALRRDTPSAPSTLEMAPIYPEIGKYDKEKAALHQEYEA; encoded by the exons ATGTCGCTGTTTGGACTGGTCTCGTCGGTGGCCGGCTTCATCAAAGTGCGGTATCTGATCGAAAAAGCCATCATCGATAACATGGTCTTCCGGTGTCACTATCGGTTAACCAGCGCGGTACTCTTCCTGTGCTGCATGCTAGTGACGGCGAACAATCTGATCG GTGACCCAATTTCCTGCATCAATGACGGAGCCGTGCCCGGTCATGTGATCAACACGTACTGCTGGATCACGTATACCTTCACGCTACCGGGACAACACGGTCGCCCGGTGGGAACGTCGGTGGCGCACTCCGGTCTCGGCAACGAGTACAACCAGGAACGGACGTATCACAGCTACTATCAGTGGGTACCGTTTATGCTGTTCTTCCAGGGTATACTGTTCTATATGCCCCACTGGATCTGGAAGAACTGGGAGGAAGGCAAAATGCGCATGATCTCCGATGGACTGCGCGGTAACATGACTCTCGGGGTGGGCGAACGCAAGGGACGCCAAACGCGGCTTGCCAAGTATCTGTGTGAGAGTAAGAATACCCACAATGCGTACTCCTTTGGGTATTTCATCTGCGAGGCGCTCAACTTCATCAATGTC GTCGGCAACATTTTCTTCGTGGACAAATTCCTAGGCGGTGCTTTCCTTACATACGGCTCGGACGTACTAAAGTTCAGCGACATGGACCAGGAAAATCGGTCAGATCCCATGATAGAG GTCTTTCCCCGTGTCACCAAGTGTACATTCCACAAATACGGAGCATCCGGAAGCATCCAGAAACACGACGCCCTCTGTGTACTGGCGTTGAACATTCTGAACGAGAAAATCTACATCTTCCTGTG GTTCTGGTTCATCATCCTGTCGGTCCTCTCCGGGCTGGCAATCCTCTACTCGGCCGCCATACTGATGATGCCCACCACTCGCGAAGCGGTACTGAAGCGTCGCTTCCGCACGGCGACGGCCAAACAGATCGAAACCTTCATCCGCCGAATCCAGATCGGCGACTTTCTGATGATCCACCTGCTCGGGCAGAACATCAACGTAACGTCCTACTGTGAGGTGCTGAATTCGTTCATCAGCATGCTAAATGAGGAACAGGCACTGCGCCGCGACACTCCGTCGGCTCCATCGACGCTTGAAATGGCACCGATTTATCCGGAAATTGGAAAATACG ACAAGGAGAAGGCAGCCCTGCATCAGGAATACGAAGCATAG
- the LOC131695782 gene encoding innexin inx3 isoform X2, which yields MSLFGLVSSVAGFIKVRYLIEKAIIDNMVFRCHYRLTSAVLFLCCMLVTANNLIGDPISCINDGAVPGHVINTYCWITYTFTLPGQHGRPVGTSVAHSGLGNEYNQERTYHSYYQWVPFMLFFQGILFYMPHWIWKNWEEGKMRMISDGLRGNMTLGVGERKGRQTRLAKYLCESKNTHNAYSFGYFICEALNFINVVGNIFFVDKFLGGAFLTYGSDVLKFSDMDQENRSDPMIEVFPRVTKCTFHKYGASGSIQKHDALCVLALNILNEKIYIFLWFWFIILSVLSGLAILYSAAILMMPTTREAVLKRRFRTATAKQIETFIRRIQIGDFLMIHLLGQNINVTSYCEVLNSFISMLNEEQALRRDTPSAPSTLEMAPIYPEIGKYGKETET from the exons ATGTCGCTGTTTGGACTGGTCTCGTCGGTGGCCGGCTTCATCAAAGTGCGGTATCTGATCGAAAAAGCCATCATCGATAACATGGTCTTCCGGTGTCACTATCGGTTAACCAGCGCGGTACTCTTCCTGTGCTGCATGCTAGTGACGGCGAACAATCTGATCG GTGACCCAATTTCCTGCATCAATGACGGAGCCGTGCCCGGTCATGTGATCAACACGTACTGCTGGATCACGTATACCTTCACGCTACCGGGACAACACGGTCGCCCGGTGGGAACGTCGGTGGCGCACTCCGGTCTCGGCAACGAGTACAACCAGGAACGGACGTATCACAGCTACTATCAGTGGGTACCGTTTATGCTGTTCTTCCAGGGTATACTGTTCTATATGCCCCACTGGATCTGGAAGAACTGGGAGGAAGGCAAAATGCGCATGATCTCCGATGGACTGCGCGGTAACATGACTCTCGGGGTGGGCGAACGCAAGGGACGCCAAACGCGGCTTGCCAAGTATCTGTGTGAGAGTAAGAATACCCACAATGCGTACTCCTTTGGGTATTTCATCTGCGAGGCGCTCAACTTCATCAATGTC GTCGGCAACATTTTCTTCGTGGACAAATTCCTAGGCGGTGCTTTCCTTACATACGGCTCGGACGTACTAAAGTTCAGCGACATGGACCAGGAAAATCGGTCAGATCCCATGATAGAG GTCTTTCCCCGTGTCACCAAGTGTACATTCCACAAATACGGAGCATCCGGAAGCATCCAGAAACACGACGCCCTCTGTGTACTGGCGTTGAACATTCTGAACGAGAAAATCTACATCTTCCTGTG GTTCTGGTTCATCATCCTGTCGGTCCTCTCCGGGCTGGCAATCCTCTACTCGGCCGCCATACTGATGATGCCCACCACTCGCGAAGCGGTACTGAAGCGTCGCTTCCGCACGGCGACGGCCAAACAGATCGAAACCTTCATCCGCCGAATCCAGATCGGCGACTTTCTGATGATCCACCTGCTCGGGCAGAACATCAACGTAACGTCCTACTGTGAGGTGCTGAATTCGTTCATCAGCATGCTAAATGAGGAACAGGCACTGCGCCGCGACACTCCGTCGGCTCCATCGACGCTTGAAATGGCACCGATTTATCCGGAAATTGGAAAATACGGTAAAGAAACAGAAACCTAA